A genomic window from Motacilla alba alba isolate MOTALB_02 chromosome 6, Motacilla_alba_V1.0_pri, whole genome shotgun sequence includes:
- the LOC119702782 gene encoding BCL2/adenovirus E1B 19 kDa protein-interacting protein 3-like — protein MSRQSPQEENLQGSWVELHFSSNGSSSSVSTGSQEQVPASLSIHNGDMEKILLDAQHESGRSSSRESSHCDSPPRSQTPQDSHRALEIESHSSGEKNSFQSEEDFLERRREVERLLRRNADWIWDWSSRPENIPPKEFLFKHPRRTATLSMRNTSVMKKGGIFSAEFLKVFLPSLLLSHLLAIGLGIYIGRRLTTTASSSTF, from the exons ATGTCGCGACAGAGCCCTCAGGAGGAGAACCTGCAGG ggtcctgggtggagctgcacttcagcagcaatggcagcagcagctccgtgtccacgggcagccaggagcaggtgCCAGCCTCGCTGTCCATCCACAACGGGGACATGGAGAAGATCCTGCTGGACGCCCAGCACGAGtcgggcaggagcagctccagggagagctcccaCTGTGACAG ccctcctcGCTCCCAGACCCCCCAGGacagccacagagctctggagatAGAGAGCCACAGCAGTGGGGAGAAGAACAGCTTCCAG TCTGAGGAGGAtttcctggagaggaggagggaggtggaGCGGCTGCTGCGGAGGAACGCGGATTGGATCTGGGACTGGTCCAGCCGGCCCGAGAACATCCCGCCCAA GGAATTCCTCTTCAAGCACCCCCGGCGCACAGCCACGCTCAGCATGAGGAACACCAGCGTCATGAAGAAAGGGGGGATATTCTCTGCGGAATTCCTGAAGGTGttcctcccatccctgctgctctctcaccTGCTGGCCATTGGACTGGG GATTTACATCGGGAGGCGCCTGACCACCACGgcttccagcagcaccttctag